The following DNA comes from Gordonia zhaorongruii.
AGGTACCGGTGGTCGCCGCCGTCAACGGTCCCGCGGTCGGAGCAGGGTGCGACCTGGCGATGATGTGCGATCTGCGCATCGCGTCCTCCACCGCGTTCTTCGCTGAGAGCTTCGTCAAGCTCGGCATCATCCCGGGCGACGGCGGTGCCTGGTTCCTGCCGCGCATCATCGGGCCGTCCCGTGCCGCCGAGATGGCGTTGACCGGCGACCGCGTCGATGCAGGCACTGCATTGCAGTGGGGCATGGTGTCGGAAGTCGTCGAACCCGGCGAACTACTCGGCGCGGCACGGCAGCTCGCAGAGCGAATCGCCGTCAACCCGCCGGTTGCGGTTCGGATGACCAAGAAGCTGTTGCGCGAGTCGTCCCAGCAGACCCTGGACCAACTCCTCGAGATGTCGGCGGCGATGCAGGGGCTGGCGCATCAGACCGAGGATCATCGCGAAGCGGTCACGGCGATGCTGGAGAAGCGGCCGGGCACCTACGCAGGGCGGTGATGACGCGTGCGGGTCATCGTCGTCGGCGCCGGTGTCGGAGGGCTCACCGCGGCGGTGGCGCTGCACCGCGACGGACACGACGTGACGGTGCTCGAAGCACGTGACGACACCTCGGCGGGCGCCGGAATCAGTCTGTGGCCCAATGCTCTCGCCGCGCTCGATGCGATCGCGGCGGGGGATCGGGTGCGGCGCGCCGGTGCGCCGATCACGGCAGGCGCGATGCGATGGAAAGACGGTAGCTGGCTGCGGCGGCCCGCTGCAGACCGGCTCGTCGAGGCGCTCGGGGAGCCGCTCATCGTGATCGAACGCTCGGCGCTGCGCGACGTCCTCGTCCGGTTGCTTCCGAGCGGTACAGTCCGGACCGGTACCCGGGTGAGCGAGGTCGTCGCCGCCGGGAGTGCGCGGGGCGTGCGGTCGTCGACAGGTGCGGTGTTCGATGCCGACCTGGTGGTCGGTGCGGACGGAACACGATCGGTCCTCGCCCGTGCGATCAACGGCTCACTCGAGCATCGATACGCCGGCTACACCGCGTGGCGCGGCGTCGCCGACCGCGGATTCGATTCCCGGCTGGCAGGCGAGGTACTCGGTCCGGGCTCGCAATTCGGATTGGTGCCGTTGGGTCCGGAACGGACGTACTGGTTCGCGACTGCGCAGCTTCCCGAAGGCTCGGTCTTCGACGACGAGCTCGGGGCCGTTCGCGAACTGGTGCAGGGGTGGGCCGAACCGCTGCCTGCTCTCGTAGCGGCAACCGACCCGGACAACCTCCTACGTAATGATCTGTACGACCGGCCGACCGCCCGCCGCTGGGGCAGTGGTGCGACGGTTCTGATCGGCGACGCCG
Coding sequences within:
- a CDS encoding FAD-dependent monooxygenase, whose translation is MRVIVVGAGVGGLTAAVALHRDGHDVTVLEARDDTSAGAGISLWPNALAALDAIAAGDRVRRAGAPITAGAMRWKDGSWLRRPAADRLVEALGEPLIVIERSALRDVLVRLLPSGTVRTGTRVSEVVAAGSARGVRSSTGAVFDADLVVGADGTRSVLARAINGSLEHRYAGYTAWRGVADRGFDSRLAGEVLGPGSQFGLVPLGPERTYWFATAQLPEGSVFDDELGAVRELVQGWAEPLPALVAATDPDNLLRNDLYDRPTARRWGSGATVLIGDAVHPMRPHLGQGGCQAIEDAVTVAACLRTEQDLGRAIARYETLRRPRVRRVVRESRLIGAVVNGRPAPVWASLMRASIVVPDRAIRRHLAQIAGRGAFRL
- a CDS encoding crotonase/enoyl-CoA hydratase family protein; the encoded protein is MSTSESPELLIEREGDIVTWTLNLPDLRNAISDEPIIDAIVAAVNAVNADQSVRAVILTGAGSAFSAGGNVKAMATGDGLFGGAGHTQRVGYRQGIQRIPRAMYTLEVPVVAAVNGPAVGAGCDLAMMCDLRIASSTAFFAESFVKLGIIPGDGGAWFLPRIIGPSRAAEMALTGDRVDAGTALQWGMVSEVVEPGELLGAARQLAERIAVNPPVAVRMTKKLLRESSQQTLDQLLEMSAAMQGLAHQTEDHREAVTAMLEKRPGTYAGR